One part of the Pseudoliparis swirei isolate HS2019 ecotype Mariana Trench chromosome 6, NWPU_hadal_v1, whole genome shotgun sequence genome encodes these proteins:
- the slc1a2b gene encoding excitatory amino acid transporter 2b: MPKQVEVRMHESHLEPIEARPQSKCAKICSKLFTNLLLTLTILGVILGCIFGMLLRVASPIHPDIVMVIAFPGDILMRMLKMLILPLIISSLITGLAGLDAKSSGRLGSRAMVYYMSTTMIAAVLGVILVLVIHPGNPKLKENLGQGEKNDDVSSLDAFFDLIRNLFPDNLVQACFQQIQTVTQKVEVVIVEDINATSVEGLLANITKEPQFIVNKSLQFKSGMNVLGMIGFFIAFGICMGKMGERARLMLEFFNILNEIVMRLVICIMWYSPFGIACLICGKIISIKDLEVVGRQLGMYMVTVVVGLIIHGAIFLPTIYFVIVRKNPFTFFLGIFQAWVTALGTASSAATLPVTFRCLEENLGIDKRVTRFVLPVGATINMDGTALYEAVAAIFIAQMNDIYLDPGQIITVSLTATLASIGAASIPSAGLVTMLLILTAVGLPTEDISLLVAVDWLLDRFRTSVNVVGDSYGAGIVYHLSKAELDELDKHAAKSDGIELVSKNQSYCDDMKNHHENNSNQ; this comes from the exons ATGCCGAAACAAGTTGAGGTGAGGATGCACGAGAGTCACCTGGAGCCCATCGAGGCCAGGCCTCAGTCCAAATGTGCCAAAATCTGCTCCAAGCTGTTCACGAACCTTCTGCTCACACTCACCATCCTCG GTGTGATCCTGGGATGTATATTTGGGATGTTGCTTCGTGTCGCCTCCCCGATCCACCCCGATATTGTCATGGTGATTGCTTTTCCTGGTGACATCCTGATGAGGATGCTGAAGATGTTGATCCTACCACTCATCATCTCCAGTTTAATCACAG GTCTGGCTGGTTTGGATGCCAAATCCAGCGGCCGCCTGGGAAGCAGAGCTATGGTCTACTACATGAGCACAACTATGATTGCTGCTGTACTGGGAGTCATCCTGGTGTTAGTCATCCACCCTGGCAACCCCAAACTGAAGGAGAATCTGGGCCAGGGAGAGAAGAATGATGACGTGTCCAGTTTGGATGCCTTCTTCGATCTGATCCGGAACCTGTTCCCAGATAACCTCGTGCAGGCTTGTTTCCAACAG ATCCAGACCGTCACGCAGAAGGTAGAGGTGGTAATTGTGGAGGATATCAATGCAACATCTGTCGAAGGCCTGCTGGCTAACATTACCAAGGAGCCTCAGTTCATCGTCAACAAATCCCTTCAGTTCAAGAGTGGCATGAATGTTCTGG GTATGATTGGTTTCTTTATTGCATTTGGCATCTGCATGGGCAAGATGGGCGAGAGGGCCAGACTCATGCTTGAATTCTTCAACATCCTCAATGAGATTGTGATGAGACTTGTCATCTGTATCATGTG GTACTCTCCCTTTGGCATTGCCTGTCTTATCTGTGGTAAGATCATCTCCATCaaggacctggaggtggtgggcAGACAGCTGGGCATGTACATGGTGACAGTGGTTGTTGGCCTCATAATCCACGGAGCAATCTTCCTGCCCACCATCTACTTTGTTATTGTCAGAAAAAACCCCTTCACCTTCTTCCTGGGAATCTTCCAGGCCTGGGTCACTGCCCTGGGGACAGCATCCAG TGCTGCTACCCTGCCCGTTACCTTCCGTTGTCTGGAGGAGAACTTAGGTATTGACAAAAGAGTCACTCGTTTTGTCCTCCCAGTCGGTGCCACTATCAACATGGACGGAACTGCTCTGTATGAGGCGGTTGCAGCCATCTTCATTGCCCAGATGAACGACATCTACCTCGACCCTGGTCAGATTATCACTGTCAG CCTGACAGCCACCTTGGCCAGTATTGGAGCTGCCAGTATTCCCAGTGCCGGCCTGGTGACGATGCTCTTGATCCTGACCGCTGTCGGCCTGCCAACCGAAGACATCAGTCTGCTGGTTGCTGTTGATTGGCTGCT TGACCGATTCAGGACCTCAGTGAACGTGGTGGGTGACTCCTACGGTGCAGGCATCGTGTACCACTTGTCCAAGGCTGAGCTTGACGAGCTGGACAAACATGCGGCCAAATCCGACGGCATTGAATTGGTGTCGAAGAACCAGTCTTATTGCGACGACATGAAGAACCACCACGAAAACAATTCCAACCA GTAA